One part of the Nicotiana tomentosiformis unplaced genomic scaffold, ASM39032v3 Un00515, whole genome shotgun sequence genome encodes these proteins:
- the LOC138904124 gene encoding LOW QUALITY PROTEIN: uncharacterized protein (The sequence of the model RefSeq protein was modified relative to this genomic sequence to represent the inferred CDS: substituted 1 base at 1 genomic stop codon), which translates to MMAVGQVGPHRLVVXYISLSRRQRGFEFPWG; encoded by the coding sequence ATGATGGCGGTTGGTCAAGTAGGCCCCCATCGTCTAGTGGTTTAGTACATCTCTCTTTCAAGGAGGCAGCGGGGATTCGAATTCCCCTGGGGGTAG